From a region of the Primulina eburnea isolate SZY01 chromosome 7, ASM2296580v1, whole genome shotgun sequence genome:
- the LOC140835698 gene encoding uncharacterized protein: MIKERLKTAQDGQKSWADQKRRPLEFEVGEKAYVKVSTMKGVVRFNKYKKLNPRYVGPFEILEKIGTLAYGLALSPDMCRIHNGFHVSQLRRYISDPSHILDIGPLLIEGNLNEELKYKEIPIRIVDSKDQEHRRRIIPYVKIQWFNHTEREATWEVKEKMRKIPFRRERQHKFRE; the protein is encoded by the coding sequence ATGATCAAGGAGAGACTGAAGACTGCACAAGATGGACAGAAAAGCTGGGCTGACCAGAAAAGAAGACCACTTGAATTTGAAGTTGGTGAAAAAGCATATGTGAAAGTTTCGACCATGAAAGGTGTGGTCCGATTCAATAAATATAAGAAGTTGAACCCCAGATATGTTGGACCTTTTGAAATTCTAGAGAAAATTGGGACACTGGCATACGGACTAGCATTGTCACCGGATATGTGTAGAATTCACAATGGCTTCCATGTTTCGCAACTAAGAAGATATATTTCGGATCCAAGTCATATTCTTGACATTGGACCACTTCTGATCGAAGGaaacttgaatgaagaactAAAGTATAAAGAAATTCCCATTCGAATTGTAGATAGTAAGGACCAAGAACATAGGCGACGAATCATTCCATATGTCAAAATACAATGGTTTAATCATACTgaaagagaagctacttgggaagtCAAAGAGAAGATGCGAAAGATTCCTTTTCGAAGAGAAAGGCAACACAAGTTTCGGGAATGA
- the LOC140835699 gene encoding uncharacterized protein, whose product MNEPILHLKEKDSETVQASYGLLIGYSFVGIERKGKKKGNSEFGLNSDGVITFQGRICVPVGDAIRRYVLTEAHTAPYSVHPGGTKMYQDLRRLYWWPIIKKDIASFISECLTCQQLPLVECTYNNSYQSSIGMAPYEALYGRKCRSPLYWDEVGERKMLGPELVQQMVDVVALIRQRMKTAQSRQTSYANVRRRPLEFNVGDHVFVKIAPLKGVMRFGKKGKLSPRYIGPFEVLDRIGERAYRLALPPDLDRVHNVFHVSMLRKYLSNPSHVLRHEALDLLTNLSYEEMLVQIIDRKVKVLRNKEIGFVKVLWRNHVIEEATWEPEEEMRQRYPVLF is encoded by the exons atgaatgaaccgatttTACACCTGAAGGAGAAAGATTCtgaaactgttcag gcgtcgtacgggttactcataggaTACTCTTTTGTTGGAATTGAGAGAAAAGGCAAGAAGAAGGGGAATTCTGAGTTTGGATTGAACAGTGATGGTGTGATTACATTTcaaggccgtatttgtgttcctgttggtgaTGCTATTCGTCGTTATGTTTTGACGGAAGCTCATACTGCACCTTATTCAGTCCATCCTGgtggcaccaagatgtatcaagatcttcgtcgattgtattggtggccaatTATTAAGAAAGATATAGCATCATTTATTTCTGAATGcttgacttgtcagcag TTACCTCTTGTCGAGTGCACATATAATAACAGCTACCAGTcatcgattggcatggcaccatatgaagcattatatggtaggAAGTGTAGATCACCTTTATATTGGGACGAAGTAGGAgaaaggaagatgttgggacccgAGTTGGTTCAACAAATGGTTGATGTGGTCGCACTGATCAGacaaagaatgaagacggctcAATCTCGACAGACAAGTTATGCAAATGTTCGAAGAAGGCCTTTGGAATTCAATGTAGGTGACCATGTGTTCGTTAAGATAGCTCCCCTCAAAGGAGTTATGAGGTTTGGAAAGAAAGGTAAGTTGAGTCCTCGCtatattggaccgttcgaggtTCTGGATAGGATTGGTGAAAGAGCGTATCGATTGGCTTTGCCACCGGATTTGGATCGAGTTCACAATGTCTTCCATGTTTCAATGTTACGGAAGTATTTGTCCAATCCATCCCATGTTCTTCGACACGAAGCATTGGATCTTTTGACTAATCTGAGCTATGAAGAAATGCTGGTTCAAATTATTGACCGCAAAGTTAAGGTGCTAAGGAACAAAGAAATTGGCTTtgttaaagttctttggaggaatcatgtGATTGAAGAGGCTACATGGGAACCAGAGGAAGAGATGAGGCAACGTTATCCAGTATTATTTTGA
- the LOC140835700 gene encoding uncharacterized protein has translation MPPKRKATEVPPRRRAGEDRDSTSFNVVDEFSRLIHEQAQVHGEQIQQLLRLQTPVQGRGQGRDQRVQERVVEGAYDKFKKMNPPEFVGNPDPLIAMEWVNVVEAIFDYLNFDDKDRVSCAVFLLTKTARIWWEATKVAINVQTLKWNEFKDLFYDKYFPSDVKARKVKEFLELKQGTMSMNDYILKFEEGCLFVPFISSNDKDRAEHFMRGLRAEIRRDVRMSKDNSYKEIVEKALMAEHDEKEIDKERQFRRQQFVQKGQASVQGGKGGYKGKGKEEYRGKAPAMPSESDKPLCPKCHKPHKGECLVGSNKCYRCGGVGHIAINCTQSSGKCRVQGRIFSLTKHGINPDSSIISGDYIYSSSVIRACPIQVDEELLNADLIVIPMIEFDVILGMDWLSTYRAVIDCVAKTVRFPSKHGDSRVFTRTGTSLSLSFISCLQMQRMLVKGCHGFLALVVDITREGSENVSDIDIVRDYPDVFADDVSGLPPDREVEFVIDIVPGTTPISKAPYRMAPTEMKEFKSQLQELLDNGFIRPSSSPWGAPVLFVKKKDGPLRLCIDYREINKEGIAVDPAKIKAVKKWPIPLIVSEQAFQVLKDKLTSAPVLALPQGVEDFVVYTDASKKGLGAVLMQRGKIWRHYLYGVKCEILSDHKSLNYHPGKANVVSDALSRKSSLQLGSMIQKPLLLDLQRSEIALVEEGTIARLSALVIRPTLIDIIKHEQQLDTLLLELREKAEKKGNSEFGLNSDGVITFQGRICVPVGDAIRRDVLTEAHTAPYSVHPGGTMMYQDLHRLYWWPGVFESFQHQ, from the exons ATGCCACCCAAGAGAAAAGCTACTGAAGTACCCCCTAGAAGGAGAGCCGGAGAAGACCGAGACAGTACTTCTTTTAATGTAGTTGATGAGTTTAGTAGGCTAATTCATGAGCAAGCTCAAGTGCATGGGGAACAAATCCAGCAACTTCTCCGATTGCAAACACCGGTTCAAGGTAGAGGCCAAGGCCGTGATCAACGAGTTCAAGAACGAGTTGTTGAGGGAGCTTATGATAAATTCAAGAAGATGAATCCACCCGAATTTGTAGGGAATCCGGACCCTTTGATTGCAATGGAATGGGTGAACGTGGTCGAGGCGATCTTTGATTACCTTAACTTTGATGATAAAGATCGAGTGAGTTGTGCTGTGTTTCTCTTAACCAAGACCGCAAGAATTTGGTGGGAAGCAACCAAGGTAGCGATTAATGTTCAAACATTGAAATGGAATGAATTTAAagatttgttctatgacaagtactttcctagCGATGTTAAAGCCCGCAAGGTGAAAGAATTCTTGGAGCTAAAGCAAGGGACAATGAGCATGAATGATTACATCTTGAAGTTTGAAGAAGGTTGTCTTTTTGTTCCTTTCATTTCTAGCAACGACAAAGATAGAGCCGAGCATTTTATGCGGGGGTTGAGGGCGGAGATTCGAAGAGATGTTAGAATGTCGAAGGATAATTCTTACAAGGAGATTGTTGAGAAAGCATTGATGGCCGAACATGATGAGAAAGAGATTGATAAAGAAAGACAATTCAGGAGGCAACAATTTGTCCAAAAGGGTCAAGCTTCGGTTCAAGGAGGAAAAGGAGGATACAAGGGGAAAGGAAAGGAAGAATATCGTGGTAAAGCTCCTGCGATGCCATCTGAATCAGATAAGCCTTTATGCCCTAAATGCCATAAACCACATAAAGGAGAGTGCCTAGTTGGAAGCAACAAATGTTATAGATGTGGAGGTGTGGGGCACATTGCGATCAATTGCACTCAATCATCGGGCAAATGCCGAGTTCAAGGGCGTATTTTCTCTTTGACCAAGCATGGAATTAATCCTGATTCATCAATCATTTCAGGAGATTATATTTATTCTTCAAGTGTGATTCGAGCGTGCCCTATTCAAGTAGATGAGGAATTGTTGAATGCTGATCTGATTGTCATTCCCATGATAGAGTTTGAtgttattttgggaatggattggttatctACTTATCGAGCTGTGATAGATTGTGTAGCAAAGACAGTACGTTTTCCTTCAAAGCATGGTGATAGCAGGGTCTTCACGAGGACAGGTACTTCGCTTAgcctttcttttatttcttgcttgcAAATGCAACGGATGTTGGTTAAGGGTTGTCATGGGTTTCTAGCATTGGTGGTGGATATAACTAGAGAAGGGAGTGAGAATGTGAGTGACATTGATATTGTGAGGGATTATCCTGATGTCTTTGCGGATGATGTGTCGGGGTTGCCACCggatagagaggtggaatttgttATAGATATTGTACCAGGTACCACACCGATTTCTAAAGCCCCTTATCGAATGGCCCCAACTGAAATGAAAGAGTTTAAGAGTCAATTGCAAGAGTTATTAGATAATGGATTTATTAGACCAAGTTCATCTCCATGGGGGGCACCGGTATTattcgtgaagaagaaagatgggccCTTGAGACTATGTATTGACTatagagagatcaacaaa gaaggaattgcTGTGGATCCGGCTAAGATTAAAGCAGTtaagaagtggcctattcctttGATAGTTTCTGAG CAAGCATTTCAAGTATTGAAGGACAAATTGACTTCAGCTCCAGTGTTAGCACTTCCTCAGGGAGTTGAAGACTTTGTGGTGTATACAGATGCTTCCAAGAAAGGTCTCGGTgctgtgttgatgcagcgaggaaaa atctggcgacattatttatatggcgTGAAATGTGAGATTTTATCAGATCATAAAAGTCTTAA TTACCATCCAGGAAAAGCGAATGTGGTTTCTGATGCATTGAGCCGAAAGTCAAGTCTTCAATTGGGTTCTATGATTCAAAAGCCTCTATTGTTGGATTTGCAGAGAAGTGAGATCGCCTTGGTTGAGGAAGGTACGATCGCTCGACTTTCAGCCTTAGTTATTCGACCGACTTTGATTGACATAATTAAGCATGAGCAGCAGTTGGATACTCTTTTGTTGGAATTGAGAGAAAAGGCAGAGAAGAAGGGGAATTCTGAGTTTGGATTGAACAGTGATGGTGTGATTACATTTcaaggccgtatttgtgttcctgttggtgaTGCTATTCGTCGTGATGTTTTGACGGAAGCTCATACTGCACCTTATTCAGTCCATCCTGGTGGCACCATGATGTATCAAGATCTTCATcgattgtattggtggccag gagtgTTTGAATCATTCCAACaccaatga